The Nicotiana tomentosiformis chromosome 2, ASM39032v3, whole genome shotgun sequence genome includes the window TTTTGGTGATGATATGCGATTAGTTAGGTCATGTTTTATAATACTTTCTTTGTCAAACAGTCCTGTGACAGATGTGTATGGCCAAGCGGCATCAAATCTTGTTGCCGGAAGTACCTTAGAAGCTACAGTTCAACAGATTCTTGATATGGGTGGTGGAAGTTGGGATCGGGATACGGTTATTCGTGCTCTACGTGCTGCATTTAACAATCCAGAGAGAGCTATTGAATACTTGTACTCTGTGAGTTACGCACTTTCAGTTTTGGCTGACAATCATTTCTAAGTCTCTTAAACTGTGGACTAAGGAGAATTTATCCATGTGCTGGGTGTGCAACTGTACTAAATATTGTCTTGTGTACTGTGTTATCATATCACCACCACCCTCTTCCTGAATGACcgatttctctctctctctcgctctctctcttttgtttctttttcttggcTGCTATCTTTGCTATGTTTGAGGTGTTTTTTCCACGTTCTTCGTCACTTTTGCTGTTGCAGGCGTTATCCTCTTTCTTCATGTTATGACCTCGGGACCATACTTCAAAAATTCCCCACTGTTTTAGCTAAGAACGAAACATAATGGAAGCCAAAAATCGTACAAGCAACATCAACTAGTTGGGATTAAGGTTTAGTTGTTATAGCTCACATTAGGTCCTACGTTTGCCAGGAGTCTTTTTAGTTTTGTATGTCAATGTAGAAATAAGTGTAACAGTTAACGAAACTTCAAATCCCTAATTTTGAAAGGCAAACTATTTAGTATTTGAATGAAATAGAGACCGAGTAGAGCGGATGAATGTAGATCATTGTTTTTTATAACCGGATATAGAGAATTTATATAGCCAACCCCAACTAGTTTGAGATTGAGGCGTAGCTATTTGATTGATTCTTCTTTATTTTGTGCATCGCAATGCCCTTCTATGGTAGTATTCTTGAAGCTTCATATTCTCCTGTAACTTTGCCCAGAGAATAGAGTTACTTCAGAAAGTAAGAAAATGTTCACATTCTGCTGGCAGTTAGTGCTCGTGTGCTATGCTAGCTAGTATTTTCTTGTCTTCTGTAATCTATGTTGCGCAGACTCTCCAAAATAATACcacacccgtgtcggatcctccaaaaatacactatttttggaggatccaacTTGtacggagagtccgagcaacatagtcTATAATCATATCTTTTAATTGACTTTAAAGTACATTAATATCTTTTAGGGTATTCCTGAGCAAGCAGAAATTCCACCTCCTGCTCCTGCTCCTGCCAGCGGACAGGCAGTAAATCCTCCAGTTCAGGCTTCACAGCCGGCAGTTCCGTCCGGTGGCCCAAACGCTAACCCTTTAGATCTCTTTCCTCAGGTGGTGAAATCTACCAGAAAATTTGAAGTTATGCTGTTGTTATTCAATATGCTAAAAATTATCACAAAATTACCATCAGGGCCTTCCAAATGTCGGTTCAAATGCTGGAGCTGGAAATTTAGATTTCTTAAGCAATAGTCCACAGGTGCACATCCTGCCTTTGTAAAATTGGTTATTAAATTTGTAAGCATAATTTTATAGCCTCTTTTTTCCATCAACAGTTTCAAGCCCTTCGAGCAATGGTGCAAGCAAACCCGCAGATATTGCAGGtatcacacacacatacacatcaACACAAACTGGCTTTTAATTTTGTTTGCTCAAACCATTTACAAATGTTTTCTGGAACCATGACTTCCTTTTACTTTGCAGCCTATGCTCCAGGAGTTGGGTAAGCAAAATCCTCAATTGATGCGGCTTATTCAAGAACATCAAGCTGACTTTCTGCGCCTCATCAATGAACCTGTTGAGGGGGAGGGGTGAGAACTTCTTGTTTTGCATTTGGGAGAAGGATGCATATGAGGCTCAATTACTTTAGCTTCTAGCTGTCCAAAATCCTTTCTTCAGCATCTCATATGTGTATGTGAGGTTTACTTTGTCACTTATGTGGTGCTATCAGGAATGTGCCCGGGCAGCCAGCAGGGGCGATACCACAAGCTGTGACTGTCACACCGGAAGAGCGCGAGGCTATCGAACGAGTAAGTTCTTCATTTATCTTTTAGGTTGTACCACATGGTTTCAGGTTCAGTTAGAGTTAGTTCATTTCATAACAGTTTCCCTGTAAGAGTGGAATGTCATCAGGGAACTTCAGAGTAATCACTGTTGCCTTTTCATGaatgtttgttgaaattatattgTGCTTTTACGTAATACAGAACCATAGCATCTTGAGTTTCCAATGATCGTGAAATCATTATGAGAAAGGAGAGAACTTCTTGGATGTTACTTGAGATTTCATTATAATCATTATAATAAAGCGGCAAACTATGATGGATGTTACTTGGCTTTCCAAATTTTACTTTTGCAGTTACACTGTAGCTTTAGCAGACATGAAATTTTATTCTGACACGATAGTGCTTGTCTATTTCTGCTTGGTGGTGTTGACCTTAACAGCTTGAAGCTATGGGTTTCGATCGAGCTTTGGTATTGCAAGTATTTTTTGCATGCAACAAAAATGAGGAGCTGGCTGCAAACTATCTCTTGGATCATATGCATGAGTTTGATGAATGACATGGATGAAACAGAGTGCACTTTGACTTCTTACAGTTTCCGTTATACTTTTGTTTTTGTTCTCTTGCTTCTCAATCCGTGTGAATCTTTCTATCGTTCCATGTGGAGTAATTCAATCCCCTCATTCACAGTGGATAGCCTTGGATCTAAAACTATTTCTATAATGGATATGTTATACAAGTAAAAGTACCAGCAAGCTTTCTTGTTGTTGCTCAAGTGCGATTAAGTTGTAACCTTTTCTGTACTTCGGAGGAAAGTTATGGCCATCCATTTGCCAAGAATaatttgattttctttccctgtGAAGTCTGCTATATACCGATTTCAATATGTTTGCCATTCTTATCGTTGCCTTCTTTTTCTCGTGAACTTAAGATGCTTGACAGCAACTGCTGATGGCATCGACTTAGCTGTTTCAGTTTGTTGTTTGTGAgtgtttgaatttattttttgatTTGTTCTAAAAGAGTCAGAGTTGGCTGTTTGAGGCAAAGATTTCAAAGTAATACTCCCTGGCATTAATAAGCTTCCTTTGTTCCTGCTCAACCTCTCTcccttctctttttctttctggTGGTCATTCATGCGTCATTGACTTGTGAAGGTTGGatatttttgtttctttagtTTAACATTTCAAGAATCGCTGTACCAAGCTTAAATCGTCGACTTACTAGAGTTGCACAATCAATGTCGAAAAACATACTTAGATCTAAAGAATCAAACTAAACCTGTAAAAGCGGACACGGCACACAAGCTCTTGAAAGCGAATTGTTACGTTGTCGGATCAAGTGCAAAAGACGAATCCTTTTCCTCCTAACGCGAACCAGAAACAAAGGTCACCAAAGACTGATGTAGTTAGTACGGAAGTAATGTGTGTATGCGTGAGAGGTATAAATTACTGAAATTGTCATTGTATATCTAACTCTAGTTCCATAATTTTAATTGTTCAATGAGTTTAACGGATAATATTAGTGTCAAAAACATAAAATGAAAATTTGCTTCTAAGATCTTTCGAAGCCTCCTAAAATCATACTTTTTACGAGGAATATAGTAGTTCACGGCTTTCAACACATAATTAGCAACTTATGGTCAAATCACAAATGGTTATATCCGTCTAGAGATTCGTTAGCCATCTCCTTGGCATTGCAGCTTGCAATCGTTAGCCATTGAAATGCCACTGGACTATATACAGATCTACCCCCACGTCCACTACCTCCTACCTCCTAGCCGAGGTCATCAACTTTATACATATCACTGGGAAAAGAGGAGTGGTAATTTCTTCTATTTTGACGATGTTAGATTGGTATAACTCCTCCACGCCAATTGTTAAAGGACATGCTAAAAGAATGAAATCTAAGACAACAAAATCTTACTACTTCATATTTCACGACCGTGGGAAATGGAATTCACTACATTTGACTTGTTTCCTGCATCATGGAGGAAATAATATTCATTAAGCAAATCCAGGTACGAATCAACTCATTTCTCAGATACCTTTTCTCTCGTCAACACCCATCAAACTTAAAACATGATTTTCTCTCTCCAGTAGGGGTGTGTATAATTTCGTAAAAATCGAATTATCGAATTAAAATAAAAGATATTGGTATTTCGATTTGATATTTTGATATTTGGTACAATATTCAGtttaaatttttaaaagcttCTGTACTTGGTATGTTatacatttttttttaaattgaagTATTGTACATCGcaggagtccggaaccaaaatgatATTTTTTTGGACTCAAAGCACAAAATAGGTGAAAAGAAATAACTGAGAACCAACTTATATATAACGCATGCAGTGGCAGAGCCACTCATTGGCAAGGGGAGTCAATTGACACCCCTTCGTCGGAAAATTACACTGTGTAAATACGTTAAATTCttaattttatatgtatataCTATACATTGACTCCCCTTGATTTTTTCGTatgcttacttatttatattttgactccccttAGTTAAAATCCTGGCTCCGTCACTAAACTCATGTCTTcaatgcgctataccttaactgCACATTTGTTTGTTAAGGTATAATACATGCAACGTATAATGCATGGGTTGCATGCGCTATATGTAAGCTTTACTGACCCACTAATAATTGATTTAAATTTTACTGACCCACCAATAATTGAGGGTATAGCGCATGCATAATACGCGCTACATATATAGCGCGTATTATGCATGCGTTATACCCTCAATTATTGTACCCCCAGACTATTTTTTTgcttatttaaggagtttcagTATTTCGGTAAAAATTCATTCAGGATCCTTCaggtcttcagaaatatttatttgcttaacttattttgcattttgtcataatgtccgaaGAGCAAAAAATTATGGTTACATTATATTGGGGGgagggggtgaggttgtggtggagaataacttAGTACGCTATAATTGTTccccacagtgtcatgttaaattaccacttacaatggagtacgatagattggtatcgttgttatgtaaaaaaaaatgagtgtgagaaaACGTTCagttaatattaaagtaaccagaagatatccgtattttgttactccgcaagggattgcttgttatgctgagtttaacatcgaagacgatgaaactctaacagattttttgaggacttcgGATGAACACCGgaaacttcttgtgataaaaatattgaaaatgtacgtcaaggctgaagacgttgGCAATATTGAGGTTTCGCTAAATAGGGATAACCCTCAATCATCGGGTGATTTTTTTGAAGTAGTTTTATCCGAACAGGTTCCGTTTGAAAGATGAGCGATGACATAATTTCTCCCTAAGTTTATATAATCTACAAGTCGAGTGGTAAATTTTAATTTTCCTTTGTATTACGATATTTTCTTTTATGTATTATATTTGTAtcaacactcatatattccaaagGGGGTACCAGCCAGATATGAATTTATAAGTTACGAACCAATGgacagttggaatatgcctagtgTTGGTGtattggatcatggtggtccatccgggagtcatcagtAACAGGATAATGTgtatcatgggatatcaacagattatgatTTATAAgttaagtgataaagtttatatgtaatatttggatgaatttgagaaactcattattttattggttacgatgtgcagtgaaaacgagcaacttgaaggtcatgTCCTTGCTCAATTATCCGAAGACGATATATTAAATCGGGATCAGGCAGATGCGCAGAGTCAGGAAGATGATAGtcattatgacaacaatgctgatgagtctggaaatgacacacccttccctgatgagggagATGATGAGGGGGATGAGAATGATGAATCCGATTTGACGAGAGAGCATGATGCCACCAATGAGCATACTCCATATATGCAgactccacctcccgttagacctagagtgtacgagtcccatgtgTCGTTTCATTccagggagattccctaccttgattaGTTGCCCGGTATGTCGGAtatggatgccctcacaagggatcttgacgaCATTCGGACATCAATAtgggatgaatctagaccaaTGGTGCTGTCAAAGAAtatgctttttgctgataaagcgcgcctaagtaGGGCGGTGTGAATGTAcagcataaaagagtgtcgtgagatcgtggttcatgagtcatctccggaagtatacaaggttatttgtcgtagatggtttcaaggttgtacaTAGATATTGCGTGCGAGAAAGGTGAAAAACAATATGTGAATTGTGgaaaaatacattggcacccacacttgtgaaatggacacattcagtgggaattaTTTTAACTAGaatattgacttgatttctcttgtcttgattccataCATTGAATCATCCATAAGGTATAAGattaaagagtgtataacatttATCCACCAAGTATATGGATGTACCATTAACAAAAGAAAGGTATTTCTCTGGCGTAAACGTGTATTTGAAATTGTTTATAGTAACTGGGATAAAATCTTTGCCGCTTTATCCAGGTATATGACTgtattgcaacactttaaccctggGACTGTTTGTTGAATGGAAACTTGAGCGGAGTTCGAAAAATAAGAATTCATATTTAGATATATGtcctgggcatttaaaccagccattgatggttttgtgcattgtcggaCGGTAATATCTATAGATGATATGTCTATAGAatgtatgatattaagttgttgatcgttgttgcagtagatgctaatggaagtatatttcccctcgcatttgctatttgtgccaatgaaagccaagagacgcgGACATTATTTTtaaaccacttgaaggagcacgttgtgagacagcgttcaggtatttgtctaatatcttaccagcatggtggtattttaagttctgtacagaatttgcgtgtattgcaggaaccgtatgcctaccactattactgtgttaggcacttgaaggccaacttccagaGGGCTCATCCGAACAAGAACTTACATTATTTAATGTGGATGgatgcaacagatcaccaagagtgtaaattcaggaggcgaatgAAATTTATTAGGCAGGAAGACCGAgaagcctatcgttggttgatgcgacatgagtttgacaagtggactttgcataagGATGATGGTAGAAGATGGGGAATTTTTTACTACAAATGTGTCAaagtctttcaacgggttgttgaagtctgcacgtggattgcatgtcactgccatggtgcgaatATCATTCAAgaagatggcggagaggtttgttgaaagatctagaggtgcatcatcattgatggaaaggggtgttgaatttatgtcACATCCAATAAAACGATTTGAAAAATATAAGAAGCGAACACAGTGGCATACATTTTTGCGGTATTAAggcgagcgaaatatttttgaagttcgcactagTCTACATCAAAACCGtaggaataatacacacaccgtcaaTGAATCCAGAAGATTATCCTCGTGTGGTAAATGGTCAATCTATACTTGCCATGCTCACACGCCATGAAGtactttcaacatacaggttttgcGGCAACGAGGTACGTTGTTAAAGAATATAGTGTTATTGCATacgtaaacacctatagtggacagttgcagccagtgggtgctgagcattattggccaccaaaaccatttaaaatggtgtgtaataaGGATTATATGTGTAAcggcaagtgcaaaaaagaatgcGGATATGGAactaaatggatgttggtgataccgtttatgcgcgtaaATGTGGCATATATTCCCAAACAGGTCACGATCGCTGTAAATGTCCTTCGGCTGGCTTGGGAACCGGTAGTAATTCAGCTCCAGGTGGcagttcatccaatgtgcccaattatcaagAATAAACGTAGTGTTTTGTTGcagtttttttttttgtactaAATGTCTGTAAAGGTTCAGTTTGCAAAATTtgtgaaataaaattatgtttccaatagggttaaatctaattgatatttagcattaaaGATTAAATACAATAATGTAAAATATTCCCtaagaaataaataacaattttcATTCGTCATTATCGTCATTGTTTGACACTATTtcattgtcattgtcttcatcttcttcgtcaacatCTTGTATGCACCCTTCCGGACCGagggcatcgtaatctaggccccagttgacacacatttctcgtatttcatcgctatcatcaataagaccacttgATTTCTAAAACAATATGGGACTCATACGTCCAACTTCTGCagtagaaacttaggtagtccctcccactcgaTAACTATTGGGAAAACAGGATAATCAATGTCTCTATGTAATTTTTCATTTTCTAATAAATCTCAATACTTATCCTCCGTTCCTTGTAGGTAGTTAAGATAATCCAGTGCATGATGAAAGGCTAGTGCCTTTTCCAGCTCtaaaatctccttcatcaaatgccgaatcatttctggttcatctttgtgtgtATTTGTTTGGAAGGTTGCAGGGAGTGCTTGTGGTACAACTAGCCCATGCCAGCGGTatagtacttcataatcacaccgttttgagtaaaggggaacccattgtagtttttTGCCCAAATTCGCATActtcaggctttgtagaatgtgCTTTGCCCTTAATAATGTGCCTtgcaactttgagatcagtgtgtatattgataggcttattttTCAAGGGACGTagaacaccataccacttgtcatcaaccaaatcagtatagcaacctagcatattgttttcaaggtagggatcgatTGTGTTATCACGTGTTCCATGTGGATCTGTTGAACTACCTTTACATTTTTACCTCTTCTTAAATGACTTGttaaatgttagtggcatttctgaaatggatgttgtaatggttgttgaaatgGTCTTTAAATACTGCAATATTGGTTCAACTTAAGAAGAACTAAACTGCACGAACTTGTATATTAAACGTGGCGCATCATCAATATGCGTTACGTGTATtatcatgtcgacctgaaaaagccgTCGACTTGAAAAAGCTGCTTACCTAAAAAAGTTGTCGATCTGAAAAGATGCACccacttgtaccctaaagaatcattagcacGCGAAATGTAGCGTATCaccaatatgtgttatgtgtattatcatgtcgacctgaaaaggTTATCGACCTGAAAAGCTGCACCCATTTGTACCCTGAAGAATTATTAGCATGCGAAAGAATCATTAGCACGCGATACGTAGTGCATCACCGATATGCGTTATGTAACCTAAAATCACTCTTAGCTTCCTATAAAAACCTCgtgcattttagttattatttgcgttgtaacaaaatgaagaaaataactttCCATTAATTTTCATTTTCGATCATTACGACATGTCTGGATGCAATGACGTACCAAGGTGTTACTGTGgcaaacgtgcgattttgaaACCATGTTGGTCAAGTTGCAATCTGGGGCGCATACGTTGGATGTGTAAATAAGCTGTAGgttattattattgaaaaaaatatttgttaataGTTTTTATATAACATGCTAATTAATAGTCTTTTGTTATCATCCCCATTGGTGGGATGAAAATCAATGTGGTtttgaagaatggtatgatgaacccattaaccaggaataccacaaatcatgtttgctaaaTATTTAGAATCTGACCGGTGAGTACGAACTTCAAATCTTGAAGTTGCAAGAATAACTTGCGGCAgtgaaggagaaactaaaagaggcagaagaagaaaataatcggttggaagagaaatttaagtggttgaagcatagaataatgggcgatagtgactaaacaaacacatggatGCGTTTAgtgtagttttttatttttatgttgtacatgtcatgtattatctttaattgttaacgaatttaaatttatgttaagttgtcttattttttttgtgttatagtgttaaactaataaataacctgaaaaataaaaatacatgcgcaaattatgtaaaacatcAATAATTTTgtattatatatttaatgtcatataCACAACTCAGAATACATATCAATGAGTCCCACAgcctgtatgctttaaagcattggtTGTCCTGAGGCACATCTCATCCCAcccggctacgctatcaggatcatcctcatcacgttgCCTCTTTATCAAAGGATACGTTGCAGCATGATTGTCAGTAAGGctggcaggctcggtagaagCGGCCTTTAGTCCAtcagtaacctacagaataagaagatattttagtatatgaaatatataatactaacgtacgtgttagcaaaaatatttaatagtCATACCGTGATCTCAGCGGGATCTAGAATAAGATCATCCGTCTCCAGCAAGTTAGTATCGCACAATGCGGCCTCAGTGACGGGCGATGATGAAatctttaaaaatataaaaacacTTTAGATATTACTGACTAATCTATAAGGGAAAAACAAattgaaataatagtaatacaataCATGCGCCTGAGTAGCGACACAATGCTCGGTCGAAACATCGAGGTGCACTGGAGTAGATGAAGTATGTGAAAAATCCTCAGCATCCCTcggtgatgagccataactcagttgTCGCACACTATGCACCTTTCATATCGGACGATCAGCAGCAACCATCGATGGCTTTGGACgatcaggaaaatactgatcTCACTCCTGCTGCGTAATGGTCGTgcccgcgatcaacaatggagttggcggggtcacctgcgaagtccctggtGACAGTTGAAGGCTAAATGAAGGCATATCATGAGGAGCATCATGTGGCTCAGGGTGGTCACCCGACTGATCATCTCTAATATCCTTCACAGGTGCCTCAtcgcccccttgctggggaccatATCCTTGCTAACCACCATGACCACGTGGGCCACCCCTTCCTCTCTGTCCATGCCTGCCACGTCTACCACGTTCAGGGACTACTTGTGGCCTATGATTGTACTCCTCTGGCGGCACATAAGCAGCCTCGTATCCTTAGCGCCCATCCTATCGAGCACGTCTCAATGTGTTAGCAGCAAGATTAGTAATCGGATGGCCAAACACGTGCACAACTACCACTCCCCCGCTTGTATGTTGTAGCATCTCCAGTCC containing:
- the LOC104101785 gene encoding ubiquitin receptor RAD23d-like isoform X1 — encoded protein: MKIFVKTLKGTHFEIEVKPEDTVADVKKNIETAQGQDIYPAAQQMLIHQGKVLKDTTTLEENKVAENSFVVIMLSKNKVSTSATSATQPTPSNTAQPATSTGQPTQTVTAPQATAASVAPAQSAPQSAPTPAAAPVSANPVTDVYGQAASNLVAGSTLEATVQQILDMGGGSWDRDTVIRALRAAFNNPERAIEYLYSGIPEQAEIPPPAPAPASGQAVNPPVQASQPAVPSGGPNANPLDLFPQGLPNVGSNAGAGNLDFLSNSPQFQALRAMVQANPQILQPMLQELGKQNPQLMRLIQEHQADFLRLINEPVEGEGNVPGQPAGAIPQAVTVTPEEREAIERLEAMGFDRALVLQVFFACNKNEELAANYLLDHMHEFDE
- the LOC104101785 gene encoding ubiquitin receptor RAD23c-like isoform X2, producing the protein MKIFVKTLKGTHFEIEVKPEDTVADVKKNIETAQGQDIYPAAQQMLIHQGKVLKDTTTLEENKVAENSFVVIMLSKAQPATSTGQPTQTVTAPQATAASVAPAQSAPQSAPTPAAAPVSANPVTDVYGQAASNLVAGSTLEATVQQILDMGGGSWDRDTVIRALRAAFNNPERAIEYLYSGIPEQAEIPPPAPAPASGQAVNPPVQASQPAVPSGGPNANPLDLFPQGLPNVGSNAGAGNLDFLSNSPQFQALRAMVQANPQILQPMLQELGKQNPQLMRLIQEHQADFLRLINEPVEGEGNVPGQPAGAIPQAVTVTPEEREAIERLEAMGFDRALVLQVFFACNKNEELAANYLLDHMHEFDE